Below is a genomic region from Xiphophorus hellerii strain 12219 chromosome 17, Xiphophorus_hellerii-4.1, whole genome shotgun sequence.
aatttaataaaatattaaatcaaaatgtagGCATATATGTTGAATTTCTAATAATgatccattttttatttgaatataggtttttaagaaaatcttCGACTACGGGGTCAAATGTTAAAGAatcaaggttttaaaatataatggCGCCATCTAGTGACGAAATATGTCAATTCAATATAAAATCTCTAAATTTTCTTTTGTGGGTTAGTGTTGAGTAAGTCTTAACACGCACGTTGCTTAATCACATCATTTATCCCGGGTTAATAAAAACGCAAACAGTAAAACGCTGATTGTACTATCTACATGTTTCTTTGAAGACTATCAtagattaattttgttttaattaactcTAATTTTATTCCAtacaaaaatctgcttttatagATATTCCTTTTAAATGAATATATCTGACATCATACgtcacaaaataaatttaaaatatcaagTGATATACGTTTTGGCGTGAGCAGGTGCGTTCAATGTTATTCTCAAAGTAGggattaaaaagcaaaacatggatgtatatgaataaaaaaaagcattttcaatattttgtcattttttattcaattcatTTCTCTGTGCgataaagaaaatcagaaaaacgtTTAATTTTACACGTCATTTCTAAAAAGAACtctttttgattaaattaaagctttcatatttcagttttctaaTATCAGAGCTTATAAGAAGTCCTGGAATGCAGCACGGCCCCCTGCTGTCCAGCAGAGGTAATGCAGCCACGGCTCCGCGCTGGGACTGGTCGTTTCGCAGCCATTTTCTGTCCAACCAAACAGCCGCCTCAGGAAGGTAACCAACCAGGGCTTCATTGCAGGTTTGTGCCGGGCTCCGGCCAATGATTGCTAACCGATTGCTTGTTAGCTCGAATGGAAATGTCCGTCACTGAATgattttttcatttgttgtctGAGTGAATGAATGCTGCTCATCAGGAACCCTGTGCTTGGCGAAACTTAAACAATAAGCGTTAAACATTCCGGCCTGGTTACGTCTTTCTCTGCTGTGCGTGACAAAGAGCAGGCCGACGCAGACGCGGGTTCCAGTGGCTTTGCAATAAGAACTTCCGCGAGGAACATTATGTACCTGAGTAATTTACCTTCACAAGGTAATATTCCATTGGACAGTCGCTTTTTAATTTGGTAAAATCGTTGGCTTTTTGGAGACAGTCTCATCAACAAAGCTAGGTCAGGGGTTTTGGCCTGTCGGGAGCTAACATTAGCAGGCTAACAGCTGCTAGCTAGcacacaaaacaacacattacTGCTTTTAAGTATACACATATAGCTGGCACGTACATACAATTTTCCACATAAAATACAACGCTAAGTACTGTAGAGAGCTCACTGTGTCGTGTTTTCATCAACTAGAATAAAAAACCGGGGAGGAGGATAGGTTGGGAATTTTCCAAGTCAATAGTAAATGTTTCGAGCGCAATATTGCTAGCGTGGTTCTTTAATTGTAATTCCATGTTGGTTACATGCTTAACAGGCAAAATCAATCACCGAATGAACAGGCAGGTCGAGGGTTCAAAGCTAGTCATGGCGTTGTTGAGCTTTGACAGATACTGAAACAGCAACTCAGTTTGTCCGATAGAAAACACACTAAATAGTTCAGAGGAAGATGAACGTAGTGATGTGAAAATGCTCctccaaaaagaaaatgattttccttttactttatCTTGTCACACTTACATAGTCCAGATCATTCCACTAATTTTATAACCTgaataaattcaacattttcagGTGGGGAAcgtttttcagaaatgtgtcCCTAACTCTTACCTCCTAATGAGACATTTTCTCTGATAAGTCAGCATTTGGATGATCAGATCAAGATTATTTTGAGGTCATGCAAAACTGTTCTTTATGTGATATTTTTGTCCAGTCTTTGTCTTACTGTTGAATCATGAACAGTGAGGACTGCAGCGCTGTGTGGTGCTCAGGGTTGTCTGATGTTCCTTTTGGAGAAAAAGCCGCAGCGCCGCTCCACAGAACATTCAGAACTGCTCACTGAAAAGCTCAGGactggagctgcagctcctccaggtgCCACGTTGGAACCTCTGCTGGCCCTGATTGAATTAAAACGTTTATCACGACGCTGATTCCAGCATGGCTGTAGAGGTGTGTGACTTGAGACCGTTTAAagtatgtgtgtatgtttttttttgttgtttttttcagatggaCGGAGACAGCTCAACCACAGACGCCTCTCAGCTGGGCATGACTGGAGAATACATGGCTTCCAGTCATTATGTTCTCCACCCCCAGGATGGTAAGGAGGCACAAAGCTTTCCCTCAGCCCTTGGCTCATGAACAGCTAATAGATTTAGTCTAATTGTTCTTTGCAGATGATGGAGAAGAGAACATGAATGACCATGAAGACAGCGGAACCAAGGAGAACTACAGGGAGCAGGACATCTACCTCCCTATCGCTAATGTGGCTCGCATCATGAAGAACGCCGTTCCACAAACTGGGAAGGTTGgtcagagaggagaggagaagaagaaacagtcccaattaattcagtttatttctgcTGCGCCATTTCACAACACGTGATAAATCAGCccagatttctttcattttgggagatcagaTACAAGTGAAACCGATCTTATCTCATCTCATCTTTCTCcacaaagatctgaaaatcaGCTACTGTGcccttctgctctgctgtggaAGGATCAGCCCACTGGGTCACATCTGCACCTGAGCGGTTAACAAAAGTCTTCCCACTGATGCTAACCTAGCAACTTTGTAGCTATATTTAGCAATTTTTCTAACAAAGAAATCTGAATCTGCAAAGAttgtccagaaaactgcagtcggtgcaCTCCTACATGTCGCCTCAATGCACTTTACGAAGTCATTTCCATCCAATAATACATATATCCCAACTActcctagttatcaaacagtgcattaagttcagtttattactcTGATTAGCTTAAAGAGTTTTctgtctaaggaaacccagcagattgcatctaGTCGTTGATTCTCctggaccagcagggggcgacagacAGTCCTTGTGATGTTTACTGTCCAGAAATCCTGGTTCCCGTCTCCATTGGCAGAGCTGCACTAATTGCAATTCCCTGGCCCATCACCGATCTATTAATAGCCTAATCTGCTggtacagattttatttttgtctgagaagttgctaaatgtagcaacaaagtttttaatttggCAACAGACGTGAGAGGAGCAgtcagcagagcagaagaggacagtgacTGATTTTAAGACTTGGGGAGTAAGATAAGATGGATTTCTCatgtacaaaatgttaaaaatataaaaacctgaTTGTCAAATACAATGAGAATGCTTTTGAAGTAAACAAAAGCAGGAATCAGTTCAGTCAGAGGTGCaactttaaagagaaaaattcCCTAATTAACAATTCAGTCAAAAATCAGAAGAAATCTGTCTAGATATTTTCCACCGACgtcagaaatgttcttcagatcAGTCCAGTTTCTAATGAACAGGAGACACTAAAGCTCTGAGCCTCTGTTCCTCTTCCAACCCACAGATCGCTAAAGACGCCAAAGAGTGTGTGCAGGAGTGTGTGAGCGAGTTCATCAGCTTCATCACGTCGGAAGCCAGCGAGCGCTGCCACCAGGAGAAGAGGAAGACCATCAACGGGGAGGACATCCTGTTCGCCATGTCCACTCTGGGCTTCGACATGTACGTCGACCCCCTCAAGCTCTACCTGCAGAAGTTCAGAGAGGTGAGGCCGCGTTCGCAGCGCCGCCGTGGTAACGCCTCACTGCTGCCTTGGTAACACGGATTGCTTTTTTCCCCAGGCGATGAAGGGGGAGAAGGGGATGCCAGGGGTGGCAGTTGGAGAAAGTCTGGGTGAGGATCTGACAGACGACGGCTTCGGTAAGAGAATCGCTGCCCTCTGGGTGACCAGCAGTTAGAGCAGGACATTTATCATATCAGTTATCTTTTATCGTAAAAGGATAAGACTTTTGATTCATTGATAAGTTTCAGTTAttgatgacaaaaaacaaaactgacaaaatttTTACCGTTTTCTCCACTATttgttccatcaataaattttaaaatcaaaaatctgaataaatgtaGTTATTGTGTGCAGCTTATTGACAGAaagcacagttttttttaagtaagtgGCATCCTGATGAAGCCTGTTTCAAAtgataatgtttttgtttgtggcACTATGCAGCCATACATTCAgctaaaaaataagttttttaaatcagtgcTGCAAAACATGACGATCTAAGTCTGTTTCACCCACTCCTACCAACACCTGAGATTTTCCAGTTCATGCTCCTGTTTTCTgacttttcctctttctcctcaGCCAATCCGCTTCCAGCTGGGATTATCACAGCAGATGGTCAGCAGCAGAACGTCATGGTCTACACCACCACCGCATATCCACAGGTACAACCCCCAGTTGTCATTTGAAATCATTTGCTATGTGGGGTAAATTGTTtcatttcacacatttatttctgtagatTTAGAGGTAATGAAAACCCAAGATTCAGTTTCTGCCACagttcttccttccactcaacttcccACTAATATTAAATTAAGGGGTTTCATCTACGTATATGACAATGAAGTCCAGTTGATTCACTCATTGAGTTCACAATGGTGAATATATAGTGGTGAATacacatacattaaaaaaatgaaaagcctTTAAGTCAGGGGTCTAAAACTCCAGtactcgagggccgcagtcctgcaacttttagatgtgcctctgctgcaccacacctgaatagaataattaggtcattaaggctctagagaactgatctacaccaggaggaggtcattaagtcatttcattccagtgttttgtacctgtggcacatctaaaaactgcaggactgcggccctggaggcctggagtttgagacccctgctttaagTGAATGTGATGTAGTGTAGGTTCATAATTTTatagcaacaaacaaaacaaaaaaataatgattgtGAATAAGACATAACTCTTTCAGTGCAGTACCTGTGTGTGTACAAACCAAACAGAGTTAGGTCTGATCCTTGAGGAGCAGCTGAGTGGATTAAACAATGTTCCCATCGTTCCCATCATTCCCATCTGTTTCAGATTCCCACCGTACAGCAGATCCAGTTTTCATGACGAGCGCCAACACCAGGCCCTCCTGTCGGGCCTTTACCCAGGGCTCGCGCTCAcctgatgacctctgacccttcCGCTGGGAAAGGCCATCCAATCGGCTGGAAGGGAAGCATCTGGAAAAGCCCTCATGTACAGAGAAATCACTACCTGTTTCGTAGAGTGTGTAGTTTCTAGTTGTCAGGTACCAAACGTTTGGAGAACTTCCAAGTCAGCTGGGAGATGCAaggctttattttaaaaactagtCCTCTTACATGGTTTAGTGTTGGATTATGTTCGTGCTTGTGTATCAATGTGTTTTGCCTTTAAGCGTTTTTTGATGTGTTTCGGTTCGGGGGGAGGGTTCAGAGAGGGTCTGTGAAGGGAGGGGTTTCTGTCCAGGCTGGTTTTTGAACACCTGCGTTCAGAAGGAGCCACGTTGTTACCTTCACATTAGATCAAGCAGCTCTTTTTGTAAGTGAACACATGTGCTTTAATGTTATGGAAaccttttgaataaaaattCAGAAGTGATCTTTCAAGCGTCTGTTCTTTAACTTCTGACATTTACCTTGAAAATTAGGGTATCTAAACATTGTCTTTGAatgtttagtggaaggaaaaagtgttcACAGCTGACCTAACGTCTTCATTCTCCCAATCTGGAGAATGAAGaccttttattttactgtttgtttttaacagtaATATGAGAGAGTGACCTTATGCTGGTCTCTCTCATGCTGTAAATTCTGAATAAAATTTACTAAAACTTGTGGCTGtgtcataaaaaacaagaagaagctcAATGGGTAGGAGTATTTAACTTCCATCAAGTGCTTCCGATTGGTTCATTTAACACAACTACAGAACAAGATGAGCATATGAATGGAAGGATTCAGTCACcataaatgatttaattttacatatttgatgaAATTAAGAATTTAGGGTTGGAcaataagtcattttaacaatcaaatttttgttttttaagattttgttttaggaaaatctggattttcttttcctcactGATGCATCTCATGGTTTCCATGGTTTCCAGGGCCTACCATCTTGTTTGGCAagtgtgttttacagcttctattcaCTGAGGTCAACTCACAAAACGGAtgactggggaaaaaaaggccaATTTTcgaaaatattttatgtcacttgtatttgtttctttcagccagaaaaaatcttttaaatcagaaattgaATTTGGTGTGAAAAAATCAGCAATGTTATTTTCTAAGCCATATCAACCCAGCCCTAGCATAACGTTCCTAAAAATTCctaaaaggtgtttttttttactttataattaaatagcttacaaaataaaaataaaaaaaacatcattacgCCTGTACAGAAGTCTGAAAGTGTTTTGCAGTCTAACAGCAGCTGCTTGGGTCAAAATTTGTCAAGATAAACTAGACAAGATGTCCGCCAGGCTGAAGAGAGAGATGACTGCAGAACAGAGTGAGGAGGTCAACATGGTCCAGCCATACTCCACTGGGACAAAGCATTCACTCCACAATCCATAAAAGTTTCAaagtttcagatcatcaaacacattttgaa
It encodes:
- the nfyba gene encoding nuclear transcription factor Y, beta a, which gives rise to MDGDSSTTDASQLGMTGEYMASSHYVLHPQDDDGEENMNDHEDSGTKENYREQDIYLPIANVARIMKNAVPQTGKIAKDAKECVQECVSEFISFITSEASERCHQEKRKTINGEDILFAMSTLGFDMYVDPLKLYLQKFREAMKGEKGMPGVAVGESLGEDLTDDGFANPLPAGIITADGQQQNVMVYTTTAYPQIPTVQQIQFS